One Camelina sativa cultivar DH55 chromosome 3, Cs, whole genome shotgun sequence genomic window carries:
- the LOC104778557 gene encoding pre-mRNA-processing factor 19 homolog 1-like: MGLSISFISTILMMCLLLPDLNVVVVESATTEYTTLIYKGCAKQEFSDPSGLYSQALSAIYFYYFSILQTAALDGVRLWDLRKLKNFRTFDFPDANSVEFDHSGSYLGIAASDIRVFQTASVKAEWNPIKTLPDLSGTGKATCVKFGPDSKYIAVASMDRNLRIFGLPGDDNTEDSAQDS; this comes from the exons atgGGTCTTTCAATCTCATTCATCAGCACCATCTTGATGATGTGTCTACTGCTTCCAGATCTCAATGTCGTCGTAGTAGAATCTGCAACAACGGAATACACAACCTTAATCTACAAAGGATGTGCAAAACAGGAATTCTCAGATCCATCTGGTTTATACTCACAAGCACTCTCTGCTAT ctatttctattatttttcaattttacagaCTGCTGCACTAGATGGTGTTAGGTTGTGGGACTTGCGCAAGTTAAAGAACTTCCGAACATTTGACTTTCCAGATGCAAACTCGG TGGAGTTCGACCACAGTGGATCTTATCTTGGCATTGCTGCTTCAGATATAAG AGTATTCCAAACAGCTAGTGTAAAAGCAGAATGGAACCCAATCAAGACTCTTCCCGATCTGTCCGGTACAG GTAAAGCAACATGTGTTAAGTTTGGACCCGACTCCAAATACATAGCAGTCGCTTCAATGGACCGTAATCTGAGGATATTTGGTTTACCTGGCGATGACAATACCGAAGATTCTGCACAAGATTCATGA